Below is a window of Synechococcus sp. PCC 7335 DNA.
CGTCACCGGAGCCTCCGGTAGTTTGGGCAAAAGCCTAATTGCTAGACTTATTCTAGAAGAGGCCAAAGTCATCGCACTCACTTCTTCACACACAAACCCTATAGAAGTAGAAGTTGATGGCAGGCTGGTACAGCTAAAGACAGTCCTTTGGAGTGTTGATAACCTAGATGCTCTAGACGAAGTTCTAAAGTCCGCTGACATCCTAGTTCTCAACCACGGAGTTAATCGTCGGGAACTTACAGAAGCAGCGGTGCTTGATTCTATTCGTGTGAATGCATTGTCATCATATGCTCTTCTAGACCGGTTTACTCATACCGTCAAAACCGCTTTCGACGCAGCATGTAAAGAAGTCTGGGTAGTAACTTCAGAGGCGGAGGTGGCCTCTGCTAACAGTCCTGTCTACGAATTGAGTAAGCGGCTTCTTGGTCAGCTTGTGACATTCAAGCGAATTAATTCGCCATGCATTATTAGAAAGGTAGTTCCAGGTGGGTTTATCAGCAAAATGAGCCATGACAGTCGGCTCTCGTCTGACTGGGTGGCACAGCGAATCATTGAAGCTGTTAAGAAAGACGGGCGAAACATTGTGATCTCGCCTTATCGACCTTGGGTATATCTCTACTATCCTATGCACGAATGGCTAGTTTCAGCTTACGCTGAACAGTGGAGCAAGAGCCAAATTTCGCACGACGAATCTACAGATGGCTTGGATGTGTAGCTCCAATTGACTCAGTAGACTCGGGTGTAATCGGCAACCGCTGTTAATACTAGTTTCTTTGCCCCTGCGTCTGATCTCTAAAGAGATCAGACGCAGGGGCTTTTTCAATCGGTAGGAGGCTGAAAAGCCGAAAAACAAAAATTACAAAATCGTGATGAGCCGATATCACTACATTGGGGCGATCGCTACCAATCACAGTTGTCGCGGCTGCTCACTGGGAGCTATTTGTGTCAATCCATAAAATCATATGTAACTGGACAATCCAACAAAGTCTACCACTCAGTAAATACATATGAAGGCTAATCAACTGACCAAAGGACTAGCGCTGCGATGCTCGCACTGCTAGTATTGGGACTGGCTGGCAATGACGTGGGACGGCTGGAAAGCATCATGGCAATACTGGATCTCACTATGCAGCTTACGCAAAGGGACGACGATGAGTAAATGACTGAGTATCGCGTTACCATTAACCGCTGAGGTAATGGGTTGCTGTCTCTCGTTTCATTAGTCAACGTACCCAGATTATGTCTTATTCTTAAAGAAACCCTTAGTAAGTTAGGTGCCTACTCTGGTCCTAACACCCCACGAATGAAGAGGCGATCACGCTAAGAGAGGAAAGCATAATGGCGATCACTCCTGTAAGCTTGAAAACCCCAACTCGACAGTTAGGGCTGAAGCAGTAAAAAAGCACTGCTTTGAGGATACCTAGGTATTTGCATCCTTCATCCGATAGCTTCCTCACTCGCTGTCAGTGGCAGTCGTGCTTCACTGAACAACAGGGGGATCGCGCTGATAGAGAAGTAATTGTAGAAATAGCTCTGGGCCGCTCTCGTGAAGTATATTCGAGTTCTACAGAGTCTGGAACCTCCTACCACTTTTCAGGCAAGCTCTCAAGTCAACTGTGAGGTCAAGGCCCAATCCAGGACCATCCCAGCAGCAATTCCTTCAAATCTCAACTATGAATGGGATCAAAGAGCACTAATTCAAATTCTATCTTCACAAAACGTATGCTACTTTTGGGAGGATATTCCCAAAAGTGATAGACTTTGGCTGAAAACGGATTGCCAAAGTGCGGAGATAAATAGTAATGTCCATAACCAAAGAAAACTCTGGCCTCGAGAATCTTCTTAAAGGTAGAGGAACCAAGAAAAAGCTAGGTCATAAGTCTTATAGTGTAAAGCTTTCACCAAGTGAAAAGAAAAGAGTAGAAGATATTGCTGAAAGTTTTGACTGTACTTACGGCAACAGCGGTTCAATTTCGTGTCTACTCACAAAATTAGCAACTAAGGAATTGATGGTTGTTTCTTCGCCTCCTATTTGGGAAAAATCTCCATGCCATAGTGAAGCTACTTCAGATAAAAGCAAAGTTTTGCCTGATCCTAAAAGTGTTATGCAAAGAAGTCTTCCAGGTATAAGTAAGGAGAAATTAGAGAAAGCCAATAGTGGTCATACAGACGAGGCTATTAGTATTAGGAAGAATTAAGATGGCTAGCTGTATCTAGATAAATGGCGTTGCTTAGTTAATCTACAGAATGAACTAAGCATGAATTAATCACGTACTATCGCTTATTTTATCACAAATGTCTTAAGTAGGTAGCTATATATAAACGCTGCTATAAGTTGCTGAAACCGTTATCAAGCGACGCTTGATAACCTCATTTAATTTAGGCTACCTACTTGTATCTCAGATTAGCAACGCCATTCATATCTTATTCGCTATTCAGAACTTAAAGAACTATCTACACCATCAAACCTTCTTTTGTTAGCAATTAGCTTATTATTACACTTCTTATGCAACGCTCTCTAGCATCCCTCACGAAGCACATACACGTGATGATGGACCTCTCGACGCTGGCTCAGATTCTGTTGCGCTCAGGTCTGCCATCAAGTCATACTAGTATTGATGGCTTGAGATTTTCAGAGAAAAGCCTTTCTAACTTACTAGAGTTAATCAATTCAAATCATATTCTGTTAGAGGAGCCTTCCTACACTTATGTGAGTATGCGTGACTATATAGAATTATTAGAAGAAGATCTAGGTACAGAAGAAAAGACAGCCATAATCAACGCTTCAAAAGATTTAATAAGAATAAGTGATAAAATTTCTTATGAACTGTTAAGAGATCAAGCCAATAAACTTCAATTGCTTTCTGAGAATAGGCAACTGAAGCATCGAGAATACATAGACTTAGTTCTAGCAAGCGTCTCAAATACAAAATTCTACATTACTAGTAACAAGAAAGATGTTGAGTCGTTCGTTTCTTTCTTTAAAAGGCATAAGAAAAAGCCTGAATGTCAGAACGAAATACCTTACGAAATTGATGAGTTACAAATTCATGATATAGACAGTTTTGTTAATTACATTGAAAGCGAAACAAGTTTTTTTGATATAATTGCTAATCAGGATACAATTACCGTCTACACGAGTTTAGACAAACCAATTACTATCAAGAGAGGCTCAACTCCTGTAGACTTTGCTTATAAGATACATACAGAATTGGGGCATTCCTGCTATCGTGCAAAGGTAACTCGCAACTATGGTCAAGGTCCAGAAAATTGGGAAATCATAGAGTGCGAACTAAGTTTTATGTTGGAAAATGGAGATAAGGTTGAAATTATAAAGAGGGATGGCGGCGAGAGAAAACCTGATATTGCTTGGAAAAAGTTTGTTGTTACTACTAAAGCGGGGGGATTCTATCAGTTCTTTTTGGCATAAAGAAAATATAAAAAGAGGAGCTACTATTCTTAAACGAGAGTTTAGTAAATGCTACTTAGGAGGGAACAAGTTTGAATACATTTCTCGGTGCCTTAATTGCGGAAGTATTGAAGAACTTCAACAGCAGTTAGGCTTAGGAAGAATAAGAATTGAAGATATTCGAAAAGCAGAAAAACGTTACTCAGACACGTTTATAAGACCTCAGATTGGCGTGTCAAAGTCATTTGGTTTAAATGAGCATAAAGATGTATCTGACATTCCTGCTGTTCAGGGTTTAACTAGTAGCTTTTCAGGTATGCTTTTAATTTCAAAATGTTGCTATCCAATGCCAAAAGATCGAATATGTGGAGTGGAAGGCGAAAGGTCTGTTCACATCCACAAAATAGGCTGTTCTGAAATCTCGGAAGTTGATTTCGAGAAGAAATTGCCTCTAACTTGGAACTCTGATGAATGTACAGCTGTTCTTAAACTTAAATTGAAAGATAGGGAAGACATTCTCAGATACATTCTTAACAAGTGGGCTGAAAACAACAATGTACGCGTGAATGTATCAAGCGTTTTACCAGATAAAAGGCTATATCCAACTTTGGATGCAACTTCTATTGTAAATGTTTGCGTATTGTTTAGCTCTATACGGCTCCTTAAATCAATGATTAAAGAGATTGAAGATATTCCAGATACAATTCAAGTTACTATTAGAAGCATATTTCCAGGTCCTGCCGCATTTTTAGACCCAGAAAGGTTTATATAACTTTTGTATAAATGGGAAGATCTATGTACAGGACAAAAAGTGAACAAATAGCTGAATGTCCATCCACCGCTTTGGTGCTTCTCTCTGCTTACCAGCCAGCGCCTTCATCCAGTCCGACACATTCTCAGCATGAGAGTACGAGCACCGAGACTAGCTGGCCGAGTGGCTTAGACGTTATCTAGTCGTCCCTGAAAACTAATGAAAGGCTTGACAAGAGTAGGCTTCAAGCTTTAGAGGGCAAGCTAGAATTGTCGGATAAGTCGCTCTTGCTCCGAAAAGCTTGCAAAATGAAGCCATCATTATCGCCCTCAAATAGGGACTCGTCGCTATCAGCGCTAGCGAGTCAGTTGAACCTAAGTCATCCGCTTGTCCAATTGGCCGAAACGATAGCCTGGCAGGCGTTCGAGAAGAAGTTCGGATGTGTTGTCAAAGCGAGTGGCGGACGACCAGCGTTGCCAACTCGATTGTTGGTAGGGCTGCACTATCAGAAGGCGTTGTACGACGAAAGTGATAAGAGTGTGGCGGCAAAGTGGGTCGAGAATCCATACTGGCAGCATTTCTGCGGCGAGCAGGTGTTTCAACATGAACTGCCATGCCATCCAGCGAGTCTAGTGAAGTGGCGAAAGCAGATTGGTACCGATGGATTTGAACAGTTGCTCAGTCAAATTATCCAGACCGCGATGCGTAGCGCTGTGATGAAACCGAAAGAGATTGGGCGAGTGAATGTGGATACAACAGTGCAAGAGAAAGCGGTGGCTTTTCCGACTGATGCGAGACTTTACAACGAGGCCAGAATAACGCTGGTGCGGGCGGCGAGAAAGCGAGGTGTCAAGCTCCGTCAAAGCTATGTAAGGATTGGAAAGTATGCTTTCTTTAAGCAGAGTCGCTATCGAGTTGCAAGGCAACTCAAACGAGCCAGAAGGCATACTCGCAAACTACGCACTTACTTGGGTCGTATGATTCGAGATATTGAACGAAAGCTACCGCAGCCAGATGCAGAAATGGCTGTGTTGTTGAACCGGGAAAACAGATTGAGCAACAGAAACGAAGTGATTCTAACAAGCTCTACAGTATGCATGCGCCGGAAGTCGAATGTTTGGCAAAGGTCAAGGTTCATAAGCGCTACGAGTTTGGCTGCAAAGTGGTGTTTGTGACGACCAGTGCGAGCAACTGGATTGTAGGTACGGCTGCGGTTCACGGCAATCCCTATGACGGCTCCACACTGAGCGACGCGATAGCGCAAACTCATCGGCTCAGTGGCGTTTTGCCCAAGCAAGTAGCGGTGGACAGAGGCTTTCGAGGCAGCAAGCATCATCCAGAGGGCCTACAGGTGCTCGTGGCAGGCGCCAGAAAGTTCAAAGAGGTGCTCAAACGCTTGGCCAAGCGGCGCAGTGCGATTGAGCCGGTCATTGGTCATCTCAAACATGACCATGCTCTCAAGCGTAACTTCCTCAAAGGTAAGCAGGGTGACTGTATAAACGCTTTGATGGCTGCTTATGGCTTCAATTTGCGTAAACTCTGCCGTTGCCTTTCTGATGACAGTTTTTCGCGATCGTCTGTGCTGTCTATATTGTGTTTTTCAGGGACAACTATCTACCGCTCTGGTTTGGTTATTCGAGTGCGCCAACCAAACCTTTTGAATATCGTCAACCGCCTTAGTCTGGTTGTTCAGCTGCTCTAAGCGAACCTTTTGGATATCATCAACGAACTTAGTTGCCGTATCGAGTACTTCCAAGCGACGTTGTTGGATAGAAGCAGATGGGAAGGTCTCAGTTGCGTTCGCAAAGGGTGCAAACGTTAGCGTATTAGGCATTGTCAAGTTAAACTCGATGAGCCAATTTATAGGACAGTCTTGCTCAGCAAGTGTCATCTGATCAGTATATGCGATCGCTCAGACTACTTAGAGGCAGAACAGAGCGCTCAGCAGACACAATCCGCTTTCTGGTCCAATCCAAACCCTGTCATGCCTTGGAAATTTAGACGGCAACGCCGATGAGTGGACAGACTGGAGGGCGATCGCTTTGGAAGGTGGAGGGATAGAAGCTTGGCTAACGCTGCTCATAGAGTTGATGTGGGACAAGCAGCGGATCTTAGAAATGTACTTGAACATTGCCCAGTTTAGCGAGCGTACCTTCGGCGTAGAAGCCGCTAGCCAACAGTTTTTTCAACTCCCTGCCCGAGACCTCACCTCACAAGAAGCTGCCCTACTAGCTGCTGTACTACCTGGGCCAGAACTTTACCGCATCGAAGCGCCTTCCCAGGAAGTACTAGACCGACAAAGCTGGATTCTGGTTCAGATGAGTCAGCTTGGCGGCACAGCCTATCTTCAGCAGCTGCAAAGAGAAAGTGAATAGTGATAGGAAGAAGAGCTCAGGCCACCCTTGAGACTCAACATCAATAATTTACGTTATAGTATCATTATTGATATTACCTGCGAAATGGCTAGTATTCAGAAGATTTTGGCAGACATGGAGAACAATCCTAAGGGGGTAAAATTCTCTGATTTGTCTAAGGTTTGTGATCATTTCTTCGGTAAGCCCCGTCAATCGGGCGGCAGTCATCGAGTTTATCGCACCCCCTGGCAGGGCGAACCCTATGTCAATATCCAGTCAAAAAAAGGAAAGGGTAAGCCTTATCAAGTCAAACAGGTACTAGCAGCGATTAGAAAGATGGAGGCGATGTAATGGACGCTCAGTTTTACACCTATCGTGTGTTTTGGTCGGAAGAAGATGAAGAATTTGTCGGTCTGTGTGCCGAGTTCCCTGGGCTAAGCTGGCTCGACGAGAATCAGCAAACTGCTTTCTCTGGCATCATCAACTTAGTTCAGGCTTGTATCAACGATTTAGAAGCGCACGATGAGGCTGTGCCAACACCGCTATCGAAGAAACTCTACAGCGGTAAGTTTATGGTCAGAATTCCACCCGAACAGCATCGGGAACTGGCTATCCAAGCGGCGGAGCAAGGCGTTAGCTTGAACCGACTGGCGAGTAAAAAGCTTTCAGGTGACTAACGTAGCCAGTATTGAACAAGGCGATCACCCTTCTTAGGGACTATTCATAGAGCGATCACTTTCGCTAACCTCTCCATCAGCTAAACTCATTGTGTAGTGGTTTTAGAATTTGCTTGGTAGAAAGCACTCATGGAAAATCACTTCCCTTTGCGTCACGAGAAACAAGCGCAACAGAGAGTCTGAAGCGATCGCTGCTCGGAGACTTCTCTAGGATAGAGCACTAACACGAACTGGTATGCGCTGTATCTGCTAGCACTACCAATTGATGCCGCTATCGTGATGCTTAAGCACATCAGCCAGTTCCTACCTGCGCCCCACCACACTTATCGTGATTGTTGTGTGTGTATAGTGCTTATGACTTTGGCTATGAAGATCTGGCCGAACGTTCTAGGTGAGTTAGTTTGGTATAGATTGCTTTTTCTCGTCCCGTTAGGAATTTTAGTGCTTTCCTTAGTTAGTTTCTAGGGTTAGCCCTTGCAGAAAAACAAGACTTAATTGAACGGGGCGCAATCTTCGACAAGGCAGCAGTGTTGTCTACTCTTTGAAATCCATGGGCTTCCTCCCAATCCTTCAGAGCACCTCAGCGCTGCCTCAACTCTCGGGCGATCGCTCTGGCAGTAAACCAACGCAGGCGATGGAGCGATCGCTCTCTAGGAAAATTAAGTACTGTGGTAGACATAAGTCTCCACAGTAGTGACTGCACTCTCTTTTAAACTTCTTCACATTCTTCCACCCAACCAGGGTAGAGATCTTCCAAACGGCCTACCACTTCTGCATAAGTACCACTGCCAACAGTGCCAGGGGCGTAGCTCTCGAACTGCTGCATTGTGTAGTGAACAGCCGCTCAGCCTGCGCCTTCGTCAGCTCGGTCATATAGATAACTCTCGACTTGCAGGCGGAACGAAATGCTACAACTTTCGATAGATCCGTACCTTTGTTTATGTTATCAAACGATACGTCGATAACAATCTGCCATTCTTCTACCGCATTCATCTCTATATCCTCGACTAACTTCTAGCTCTTCAAGGCACTAGCCGCTCTCATAACAGCGGCTAGGCAGACAATACGGAACACACTGATGCTGCTCAAACTAAACAGGTCTCTCCTAATATTTTTTAATTTCTATCTGGAATCCGAAAAGATAGGAGGCGATCGCTCTGTTGGTTAGTCCCAAGCCTGATGGTAAATATTCGTGTTACTTACGTTGACTAATTCAAAAACGACACGAATACTGTTAAGGCTATCCGCCTGTAGAACACTGGCGATCGCCTCCTATTAATTTTTTCGGCCACGAGTAGATCTGACTCAATCCCCATTGATCGATCAGGGGTCTCTCTTCTGCTATCCTACATAGCCCTTCAGACATCAGCTCTAAGCAAAACTGAGCGTATTCATATGGTCCCTCAGCTGTGACCGCAATCCCTTCGTGACTACCACGCCCGTTGAACGTTCCGAAATACTCAACAAACGGACTCGCCGTAGCTATCTTCTCAAACTTTTTCAGAGTCATATTTTTCACTACAGAGGTTTATGTGTAATCGTGTAATCGCGTTATCACTACAAGATTAGTTTGACTTAGGGTATAGCTTTTCCAGAAGCCGACCATGTTGGATATGGTGCAAGGACAAACTAGTAGTCTGTCAGCCCTAAATTTTCGGGCACCCTAACTCTCGAAAAGATTGTTCTAGAGAGAGTTGAACGTTCATGAGCAGAAAACAGCATCGAGTCAAATTGCAGCCTGAAGAGAGAGCGGAACTAGAAGCACTTGTCTCGAAAGGGAAAGCGGCCAAGTGGAAACTGACCCGCGCTCAAGCTCTACTGAAATGTGACGAGAGCGAGGCTGGCCCGGCTTGGTGTGACCAGCTGATTGCGGAAGCCTATGGGGTGACGACCCGAAGCATCGAAAGTTGGCGTAAGCAGGCAGTCTTTCAAGGGCCATTGTCTTTGTTGTCTCGCAAGCCGCCATCCCAACTGCCCAACCCACCCAAGTTTGATGGTGAGCAGGAAGCTCGTTTGGTGGCCTTAGCTTGTTCTCAGCCGCCACCAGGATATGCCCGTTGGAGCCTACGGCTGCTCGCAGACCAAGCCGTCGTCTTAGACATCGTCGAGCCGGTTAGCCATGAAACGGTTCGCCAAGTGCTGAAAAAAATGAATTGAAGCCTTGGCGACGTACCATGTGGTGCATTCCACCCAAGCAGGATGCTGCTTTCGTCTGCCAGATGGAGCAAGTCTTGGATATTTACCAGTTGGCGTATGACCCGGCCCATCCAATCATTTGCATGGACGAGCAACCCAAACAGTTACTGAAGGAGAAACACCTCCCACACCCTGTCAAACCTAATACCCCTGAACGGATTGACCACGAGTACATTCGCGAGGGAACCTGTACGGTCTGGATGTTCGTTGAACCGTTAGCCGGGTGGCGAGACGTACGTGTTAGTGACCGACGAACCGCCATTGATTGGGCACAGCAACTGCGGCAACTGATTGACCTCCCCCGCTACGCCACAGCTGAAACCTTGACATTAGTTTGTGACAATCTCAACACCCATACCGTTACCTCGTTATACCAAGCCTTTACGCCACAGGAAGCTCGCCGCATTCGAAACAAGGTGAAGATTGTCTACACGCCTAAGCATGGCAGTTGGCTCAATATGGCAGAGCCTGAACTAAGTGTGTTGACCCGACAATGTCTCAGCCGACGCATTGATAACGTGACCGAAATTGAACAAGAAGTTCAGGCTTGGGCAACACAACGGAACCATCAACAAACTGGGATTGATTGGCAATTCTCCACTGATGATGCACGCATCAAACTCAAGCGCCTCTACCCGAAAGTTCAATCATGACTGACTACTAGTCGGGTTGCTTTCCAGCAATCTGAGGTAGGCCACGCTGCTCAAACAATAGATCTAGCGCCTCCCCGACGAGTGCTTCTACGCTCGTATCTTCATCTAGCGCTAGCTGTCTCACTTGTTTTGAGACTGCCGGGTCGAAGTAGCCGATAATGGCTTTCTTACCTGATCGACTCGGGCGATAGTGCGGGCTCTTCTTATTGTCAGGCTTAGCAGGTGCAGCCGATTGTACTTTGCCAGTCGCGGCTTTGCCATTTCCCACTTGCTTAAGCCGATCTCTTAGACCAGACATAGCAACACTTCTCCTATAAAAAATTTGTACCGTGTAATTGTGATATCACGCTATCACAAGACGATAGCTTTGGGTGTTCACCTTTCGGCAATCCTATGGTTGTGATTTCCTTATTACGTACTTACGTGATGAAGTGTCATTGTGATTACACGTTAGCACATAACCACTTGTACAGTTGCTTGATCTCCTTCGCGGCCTTTCCAGTCGGCGAGTATTCAAGCACACCTAGACCATCAACGACTGCTTTCGAGTACTCAGTTCTATCCCATAGTGCTATCGGGCAGATCTGTCGGTTCGTGTCGGTTTCCGCTAGATCTTTCAGAACGCTAGTCGCTTCGTACAGCTGCGGACGTGACTTAACTGCGTTTAGTAGCAACCCTACTTTTGCGCCTGCCGCTGAGCATAGGTCAAGTGTGGTTGTGATCGCTGAAAGATCCAGGATTGATGGACGACACGGCACAACGCAGATATCGGAGAGTCGCGCCGCCGTCAGAATCCCTTCTGAGTTAAAAGGAGCTGTATCTATGATGACTAAATCTGTGTTGTCCTCTTGAGTAGTGGCGATCGCTTGGGTAAGACGGCTGGGCGGTATAGCGACAACGATAGGTTCGGTGATGCCTTCCCCTTCTCGGATATCGCCCCACTGACTAATAGAACACTGCGGATCGGTGTCTAAGACAGCGACACTTTTGTCCGACAGGTGGGCGGCGACGGCTAGGTTCATCGATACCGTGGACTTACCTGGTCCGCCTTTCTGCGAAATGACGGCTGCAATTGGCATGACTTTATAGACCTCTCCAATGATATGTATTGACAAATGATTGGGTGCCAACGTGATTACACTACTGCATGCTAACGTGTAATCACTTATCAGCATACTTCAATACCCAATTGTTGCAGCGTGATATTTTGATATCGTGATTTTGTGATTACACAAACTTGTCGGCATGAGTATGGTGAGCAGATGCTTGTAATGTCCTCTATGTCTTAGTTTTGGCTGGTTAAGGTGGTGTGATATTGTGATTACACATTATCGCATCGACGATATCAAACGAGGGAAAGCAGCGCCAGTAGTATTAGTGTGTATGCGATTACGTGTAATCGCGTTTGCGTGATGGGGTGTTAAACTTATGGCTGATCAGTCTATGCCGATGCAATCTGATGCCTGCCATATAAAAAGGGTTACTCATAGCGCTTAGTTAGCATTTTCCTAGTAGCAGAATAGCCGCACTCAGA
It encodes the following:
- a CDS encoding ParA family protein; amino-acid sequence: MPIAAVISQKGGPGKSTVSMNLAVAAHLSDKSVAVLDTDPQCSISQWGDIREGEGITEPIVVAIPPSRLTQAIATTQEDNTDLVIIDTAPFNSEGILTAARLSDICVVPCRPSILDLSAITTTLDLCSAAGAKVGLLLNAVKSRPQLYEATSVLKDLAETDTNRQICPIALWDRTEYSKAVVDGLGVLEYSPTGKAAKEIKQLYKWLCANV
- a CDS encoding transposase, coding for MAKVKVHKRYEFGCKVVFVTTSASNWIVGTAAVHGNPYDGSTLSDAIAQTHRLSGVLPKQVAVDRGFRGSKHHPEGLQVLVAGARKFKEVLKRLAKRRSAIEPVIGHLKHDHALKRNFLKGKQGDCINALMAAYGFNLRKLCRCLSDDSFSRSSVLSILCFSGTTIYRSGLVIRVRQPNLLNIVNRLSLVVQLL
- a CDS encoding IS630 family transposase (programmed frameshift), producing MSRKQHRVKLQPEERAELEALVSKGKAAKWKLTRAQALLKCDESEAGPAWCDQLIAEAYGVTTRSIESWRKQAVFQGPLSLLSRKPPSQLPNPPKFDGEQEARLVALACSQPPPGYARWSLRLLADQAVVLDIVEPVSHETVRQVLKKNELKPWRRTMWCIPPKQDAAFVCQMEQVLDIYQLAYDPAHPIICMDEQPKQLLKEKHLPHPVKPNTPERIDHEYIREGTCTVWMFVEPLAGWRDVRVSDRRTAIDWAQQLRQLIDLPRYATAETLTLVCDNLNTHTVTSLYQAFTPQEARRIRNKVKIVYTPKHGSWLNMAEPELSVLTRQCLSRRIDNVTEIEQEVQAWATQRNHQQTGIDWQFSTDDARIKLKRLYPKVQS
- a CDS encoding TGS domain-containing protein, with product MQRSLASLTKHIHVMMDLSTLAQILLRSGLPSSHTSIDGLRFSEKSLSNLLELINSNHILLEEPSYTYVSMRDYIELLEEDLGTEEKTAIINASKDLIRISDKISYELLRDQANKLQLLSENRQLKHREYIDLVLASVSNTKFYITSNKKDVESFVSFFKRHKKKPECQNEIPYEIDELQIHDIDSFVNYIESETSFFDIIANQDTITVYTSLDKPITIKRGSTPVDFAYKIHTELGHSCYRAKVTRNYGQGPENWEIIECELSFMLENGDKVEIIKRDGGERKPDIAWKKFVVTTKAGGFYQFFLA
- a CDS encoding bifunctional (p)ppGpp synthetase/guanosine-3',5'-bis(diphosphate) 3'-pyrophosphohydrolase, with amino-acid sequence MLLLKRGDSISSFWHKENIKRGATILKREFSKCYLGGNKFEYISRCLNCGSIEELQQQLGLGRIRIEDIRKAEKRYSDTFIRPQIGVSKSFGLNEHKDVSDIPAVQGLTSSFSGMLLISKCCYPMPKDRICGVEGERSVHIHKIGCSEISEVDFEKKLPLTWNSDECTAVLKLKLKDREDILRYILNKWAENNNVRVNVSSVLPDKRLYPTLDATSIVNVCVLFSSIRLLKSMIKEIEDIPDTIQVTIRSIFPGPAAFLDPERFI
- a CDS encoding IS5 family transposase, coding for MKPSLSPSNRDSSLSALASQLNLSHPLVQLAETIAWQAFEKKFGCVVKASGGRPALPTRLLVGLHYQKALYDESDKSVAAKWVENPYWQHFCGEQVFQHELPCHPASLVKWRKQIGTDGFEQLLSQIIQTAMRSAVMKPKEIGRVNVDTTVQEKAVAFPTDARLYNEARITLVRAARKRGVKLRQSYVRIGKYAFFKQSRYRVARQLKRARRHTRKLRTYLGRMIRDIERKLPQPDAEMAVLLNRENRLSNRNEVILTSSTVCMRRKSNVWQRSRFISATSLAAKWCL
- a CDS encoding ribbon-helix-helix domain-containing protein, with product MSGLRDRLKQVGNGKAATGKVQSAAPAKPDNKKSPHYRPSRSGKKAIIGYFDPAVSKQVRQLALDEDTSVEALVGEALDLLFEQRGLPQIAGKQPD
- a CDS encoding bifunctional sterol desaturase/short chain dehydrogenase, coding for MNNLVENAISKAMALADFDDRLMTPIATSSHIQSTILFIVLTAIWAAATRLCVEIARDGFHVLSHYIPRLSRHHNWHHRVFKRDMSKVSSALYQRSQWHHDVPESVIMLMIAFSISISSFLISGWSSSSIGSFLCLLFTLHSLLMAILRGLGYKWAIEQDLNHKQTESVAHPGKWCVNWSYHQRHHFENPNAYFSGIFTLVDRLLGTALSLKRKTVVVTGASGSLGKSLIARLILEEAKVIALTSSHTNPIEVEVDGRLVQLKTVLWSVDNLDALDEVLKSADILVLNHGVNRRELTEAAVLDSIRVNALSSYALLDRFTHTVKTAFDAACKEVWVVTSEAEVASANSPVYELSKRLLGQLVTFKRINSPCIIRKVVPGGFISKMSHDSRLSSDWVAQRIIEAVKKDGRNIVISPYRPWVYLYYPMHEWLVSAYAEQWSKSQISHDESTDGLDV
- a CDS encoding transglycosylase domain-containing protein, whose translation is MEGGGIEAWLTLLIELMWDKQRILEMYLNIAQFSERTFGVEAASQQFFQLPARDLTSQEAALLAAVLPGPELYRIEAPSQEVLDRQSWILVQMSQLGGTAYLQQLQRESE
- a CDS encoding type II toxin-antitoxin system HicB family antitoxin, with the protein product MDAQFYTYRVFWSEEDEEFVGLCAEFPGLSWLDENQQTAFSGIINLVQACINDLEAHDEAVPTPLSKKLYSGKFMVRIPPEQHRELAIQAAEQGVSLNRLASKKLSGD